A DNA window from Chiroxiphia lanceolata isolate bChiLan1 chromosome 6, bChiLan1.pri, whole genome shotgun sequence contains the following coding sequences:
- the MADD gene encoding MAP kinase-activating death domain protein isoform X38, with protein sequence MVQKKRICPRLLDYLVIIGARHPSSDSVAQTPELLRRYPLEDHADFPLPPDVVFFCQPEGCLSVRQKRMSFRDDTSFVFTLTDKDTGVIRYGICVNFYRSFQKRVPKEKGEGTGGHRGREGQKIPKSGEASAPQEEVGTESSESGSSLPAPSAESTPDVNRSPRSKRLAKGSHHSRNSTLTSLCILSHYPFFSTFRECLYTLKRLVDCCSERLLGKKLGIPRGVQRDTMWRIFTGSLLVEEKSSALLHDLREIEAWIYRLLRSPMPIAGQKRVDVEVLPHELQPALTFALPDPSRFTLVDFPLHLPLELLGVDACLQVLTCILLEHKIVLQSRDYNALSMSVMAFVAMIYPLEYMFPVIPLLPTCMASAEQLLLAPTPYIIGVPASFFLYKLDFKMPDDVWLIDLDTNRVIVPTNAESLPALPEPEASELKKHLKQCLVSMTAITQKQLLTPDNKALASMSLNTQPILNLEKFQEGQEVPLLLGRPQNDLQSTPSTEFNPLIYGNDVDSVDVATRVAMVRFFNSPNVLQGFQMHTRTLRLFPRPVVAFQANSFLASRPKQTPFADKLSRTQAVEYFGEWSLNPTNYAFQRIHNNMFDPALIGDKPKWYAHQLQPIHYRVYDSNSQLAEALNIPAEKETDSDPTDDSSGSDSVDYDDSSSSYSSLGDFVSEMMKCDINGDTPNVDPLTHAALGDASEVEFDDFQEYSGDMDEQTMDSENSQETNQPRSSSSTTASSSPSTVIHGANHLYVMQTSEQINDLTGPQEAADSAEIEEKLAAGFSNHLPSLPLQPGFPKISLDRRESDIAAGSMSSSEGVVRKREYDNPYFEPQYGFPTEDEDDEQEESYTPRFDQNLNGSRSQKLLRPNSLKLANDSDADSDSRASSPNSTVSNNSSEGFGGIMSFASSLYRNHSTSFSLSNLALPTKVGRDKNTPFPSLKGNRRALVDQKSSVIKHSPTVKRESPSPQGRTSNSSENQQFLKEVVHNVLDGQGVGWLNMKRVRRLLESEQLRVFVLSKLNRTIQSEEDARQDVIQDVEISRKVYKGMLDLLKCTVLSLEHSYANAGLGGMASVFGLLEIAHTHYYNKEPEKRKRSPTDGSVTPVGKDPGSSPRVEPKPAMQLPVPQIMPKPPSPAGKGPREFDTRSLKEENFIASIGTEGVKQFDLGETDEKKSQISADSGLSLASGSQKSDFDSIPSGGPTVMVRSTSQDSEVSTVSNSSGETLGADSDLSSNAGDGPSVENGGNLAGSRGTVSDSEIETNSATSSIFAKSHNLKQSVKDSKGSTPGRGPEDGNQRVYLYEGLLGKERSTLWDQMQFWEDAFLDAVMLEREGMGMDQGPQEMIDRYLSLGEHDRKRLEDDEDRLLATLLHNMIAYMLMIKVNKNDIRKKVRRLMGKSHIGLVHSQQINDILDKLANLSGRELPVRPSGSRHIKKQTFVVHAGTDTTGDIFFMEVCDDCIVLRSNIGTVYERWWYEKLINMTYCPKTKVLCLWRRNGQETQLNKFYTKKCRELYYCVKDSMERAAARQQSIKPGPELGGEFPVQDMKTGEGGLLQVTLEGINLKFMHSQVFIELNHIKKCNTVRGVFVLEEFVPETKEVVSHKYKTPMAHEICYSVLCLFSYVAAIRGKEAENKSKPPRPVSS encoded by the exons GCACCCAAGCAGTGATAGTGTTGCTCAGACTCCTGAACTGCTGCGACGTTACCCTCTAGAAGACCATGCAGACTTTCCTCTACCGCCTGATGTTGTGTTCTTCTGCCAGCCAGAAGGATGTCTGAGTGTGCGGCAAAAACGCATGAGCTTCCGTGATGACACCTCCTTTGTCTTCACCCTCACAGACAAGGATACAGGTGTAATTCGCTATGGAATCTGTGTCAACTTCTACCGCTCCTTCCAGAAGCGAGTACccaaggagaagggagaaggcaCAGGGGGACATCGAGGTCGGGAGGGACAGAAGATCCCTAAATCTGGAGAGGCATCAGCACCCCAAGAGGAAGTGGGCACTGAGAGTTCAGAGAGTGGTTCTTCACTGCCGGCTCCAAGTGCAGAGTCTACCCCTGATGTGAATCGATCACCGCGCAGTAAGCGTCTGGCCAAAGGCAGTCATCACTCTCGGAACAGCACCCTGACTTCACTGTGCATCCTTAGTCATTATCCCTTCTTTTCCACATTTCGTGAGTGTCTCTACACCCTCAAGAGACTTGTGGACTGCTGTAGTGAGAGACTGTTGGGCAAGAAGTTGGGCATTCCTCGTGGAGTGCAGAG GGATACGATGTGGCGGATTTTCACAGGCTCTCTCCTGGTGGAAGAAAAGTCTAGTGCGTTGCTACACGACTTGCGGGAGATTGAGGCTTGGATATACCGTCTGCTCCGGTCACCAATGCCCATTGCTGGTCAGAAGCGGGTGGATGTGGAAGTCTTGCCACATGAGTTGCAACCAGCTTTGACCTTTGCTCTACCTGATCCATCCCGCTTCACCTTGGTGGATTTTCCATTACATCTCCCTTTAGAGTTGTTGGGAGTGGATGCCTGCCTGCAGGTGCTGACCTGCATCCTTTTGGAGCATAAG ATTGTATTGCAGTCCCGAGATTATAATGCGCTTTCTATGTCTGTGATGGCCTTTGTGGCCATGATCTACCCATTAGAGTACATGTTCCCCGTGatccctctgcttcccacctgCATGGCCTCTGCAGAACAg TTGCTTCTAGCCCCTACGCCTTATATCATTGGTGTTCCAGcaagtttctttctttacaaACTGGATTTTAAGATGCCTGATGATGTTTGGCTTATTGACCTGGATACCAACAGG GTGATTGTTCCCACAAATGCGGAATCtttgccagcactgccagaacCAGAAGCTTCAGAGctgaaaaagcatctgaaacaG TGTCTGGTTAGCATGACTGCAATCACTCAGAAACAGCTGCTCACACCCGACAACAAg GCCCTGGCCAGCATGAGTCTGAATACTCAGCCCATTCTTAATCTAGAGAAGttccaggaggggcaggaggtgccactgctgctgggaagaCCACAGAATGATTTGCAGTCTACTCCCTCCACAGAATTCAACCCCCTGATCTATGGAAATGATGTGGACTCTGTTGATGTGGCTACCAG aGTTGCTATGGTGAGATTCTTCAACTCACCAAATGTTTTGCAAGGTTTCCAAATGCATACTCGCACTCTTCGTCTCTTCCCACGACCGGTGGTGGCCTTCCAGGCAAATTCTTTTCTTGCCTCTAGGCCGAAGCAAACACCTTTTGCAGATAAGCTTTCCAGAACACAGGCAGTAGAATACTTTGGAGAATGGTCACTCAATCCTACTAACTATGCTTTCCAAAGAATTCATAACA ACATGTTTGACCCAGCCCTGATTGGTGACAAACCCAAGTGGTATGCTCACCAGCTGCAGCCGATCCACTATCGAGTCTATGACAGTAATTCACAGCTGGCTGAAGCACTGAATAtcccagcagagaaagaaacagattcTGATCCCACTGATGACAG CAGCGGCAGTGACAGTGTCGACTATGACGACTCAAGTTCCTCCTACTCCTCCCTTGGTGATTTTGTCAGTGAGATGATGAAATGTGACATTAATGGTGATACCCCAA ATGTTGACCCCCTGACTCATGCAGCCCTTGGTGATGCTAGTGAAGTGGAATTTGATGATTTTCAAGAATATTCAGGGGATATGGATGAACAGACCATGGACAGTGAGAACTCCCAGGAGACCAACCAGCCTCGTTCAAGTTCCAGTACTACAGCCAGTagcagccccagcactgtcATCCATGGAGCAAATCAT TTGTATGTAATGCAAACTAGCGAACAGATCAATGATTTGACTGGTCCACAGGAGGCAGCAGACTCGGCAGAAATAGAAGAGAAGTTGGCTGCTGGATTTTCAAACCACCTCCCTTCCTTGCCACTGCAACCAGGCTTTCCCAAGATAAGCTTGGATCGTCGTGAGAGTGACATCGCAGCTGGCAGCATGAGCTCCTCAGAAGGGGTGGTGAGGAAGCGAGAGTATGACAATCCATACTTTGAACCTCAGTATGGTTTTCCTACggaggatgaagatgatgagCAGGAAGAGAGCTACACCCCAAGATTTGACCAGAATCTCAATGGAAGCAG GTCTCAGAAGTTACTCCGGCCAAACAGTTTAAAACTGGCCAATGATTCTGATGCAGATTCAGATTCCAGGGCCAGCTCCCCAAACTCTACTGTCTCCAACAACAGCAGTGAAGGTTTTGGGGGCATCATGTCTTTTGCAA GCAGCTTGTACAGAAACCACAGCACAAGTTTCAGTTTGTCCAACTTAGCCCTACCAACGAAAGTTGGGAGAGACAAGAATACTCCTTTTCCCAGCCTGAAAG GAAATAGACGAGCTCTTGTGGATCAAAAATCTTCAGTCATAAAGCACAGCCCAACAGTGAAGAGGGAATCTCCATCGCCTCAGGGACGAACTAGCAATTCCAG TGAGAACCAGCAGTTCCTGAAGGAGGTGGTACACAATGTTCTTGATGGGCAGGGTGTTGGCTGGCTGAATATGAAGAGAGTCCGACGTCTGCTGGAGAGTGAGCAGCTCCGTGTCTTTGTACTAAGCAAGCTGAATCGCACCATCCAGTCAGAAGAAGATGCTCGACAGGATGTCATACAGGACGTG GAGATCAGCCGCAAGGTTTATAAAGGCATGCTGGACTTGCTGAAGTGCACAGTCTTAAGCTTGGAGCATTCATATGCAAATGCTGGCCTGGGAGGCATGGCCAGTGTTTTTGGCCTGCTAGAGATAGCACATACTCACTATTATAATAAAG aaccagaaaagagaaaacGAAGTCCAACAGATGGATCTGTCACTCCAGTTGGCAAGGATCCTGGATCATCCCCAAGAGTGGAGCCAAAACCTGCGATGCAGCTGCCGGTACCTCAGATAATGCCAAAGCCACCAAGCCCTGCAGGCAAAGGGCCAAGGGAGTTTGACACAAGAAgtctaaaggaagaaaattttattgCTTCCATTG gAACAGAAGGTGTGAAACAATTCGATTTGGGAGAAACAGATGAGAAGAAATCCCAAATCAGTGCAGACAGTGGCCTCAGTTTGGCCTCAGGTTCTCAG AAGAGTGATTTTGACTCTATTCCCAGTGGAGGACCAACAGTTATGGTCCGAAGTACAAGCCAGGATTCTGAAGTCAGCACT GTTAGTAACAGTTCTGGAGAGACATTAGGAGCAGACAGTGACTTGAGTAGCAATGCTGGTGATGGCCCGAGTGTGGAAAATGGTGGCAATTTGGCAGGATCCAGAGGCACTGTGTCAGACAGCGAAATTGAGACAAACTCTGCTACTAGCTCTATCTTT GCGAAGTCTCACAACCTGAAGCAGAGTGTGAAGGATAGCAAAGGCAGTACTCCAGGGAGAGGTCCAGAGGATGGGAACCAACGTGTCTATCTATATGAAGGACTTTTGG GCAAAGAGCGTTCAACTTTATGGGACCAGATGCAGTTCTGGGAAGATGCTTTTTTGGATGCTGTAATGTTAGAGAGAGAAGGAATGGGGATGGACCAGGGACCTCAGGAGATGATTGACAG GTATCTTTCCCTGGGAGAACATGATCGAAAGCGTTTGGAGGATGATGAGGACCGTTTGTTGGCTACACTGCTGCATAATATGATTGCCTATATGCTTATGataaag GTGAACAAGAATGATATTAGGAAAAAGGTGCGGCGTCTAATGGGAAAATCACATATTGGATTGGTGCACAGTCAGCAAATAAATGATATTCTAGACAAACTTGCCAATCTG agtGGACGGGAACTCCCTGTGAGACCCAGTGGCAGCCGCCATATCAAGAAGCAGACTTTTGTAGTACATGCTGGGACAGACACAACAGGAGACATATTTTTTATGGAG GTATGTGATGATTGTATTGTGCTTAGAAGCAACATTGGAACTGTATATGAACGTTGGTGGTATGAGAAACTCATCAACATGACTTACTGTCCCAAAACAAAAGTGCTCTGCCTCTGGCGCAGGAATGGTCAGGAGACACAACTGAACAAGTTCTACACAAAGAAG
- the MADD gene encoding MAP kinase-activating death domain protein isoform X17, translating into MVQKKRICPRLLDYLVIIGARHPSSDSVAQTPELLRRYPLEDHADFPLPPDVVFFCQPEGCLSVRQKRMSFRDDTSFVFTLTDKDTGVIRYGICVNFYRSFQKRVPKEKGEGTGGHRGREGQKIPKSGEASAPQEEVGTESSESGSSLPAPSAESTPDVNRSPRSKRLAKGSHHSRNSTLTSLCILSHYPFFSTFRECLYTLKRLVDCCSERLLGKKLGIPRGVQRDTMWRIFTGSLLVEEKSSALLHDLREIEAWIYRLLRSPMPIAGQKRVDVEVLPHELQPALTFALPDPSRFTLVDFPLHLPLELLGVDACLQVLTCILLEHKIVLQSRDYNALSMSVMAFVAMIYPLEYMFPVIPLLPTCMASAEQLLLAPTPYIIGVPASFFLYKLDFKMPDDVWLIDLDTNRVIVPTNAESLPALPEPEASELKKHLKQCLVSMTAITQKQLLTPDNKALASMSLNTQPILNLEKFQEGQEVPLLLGRPQNDLQSTPSTEFNPLIYGNDVDSVDVATRVAMVRFFNSPNVLQGFQMHTRTLRLFPRPVVAFQANSFLASRPKQTPFADKLSRTQAVEYFGEWSLNPTNYAFQRIHNNMFDPALIGDKPKWYAHQLQPIHYRVYDSNSQLAEALNIPAEKETDSDPTDDSSGSDSVDYDDSSSSYSSLGDFVSEMMKCDINGDTPNVDPLTHAALGDASEVEFDDFQEYSGDMDEQTMDSENSQETNQPRSSSSTTASSSPSTVIHGANHLYVMQTSEQINDLTGPQEAADSAEIEEKLAAGFSNHLPSLPLQPGFPKISLDRRESDIAAGSMSSSEGVVRKREYDNPYFEPQYGFPTEDEDDEQEESYTPRFDQNLNGSRSQKLLRPNSLKLANDSDADSDSRASSPNSTVSNNSSEGFGGIMSFASSLYRNHSTSFSLSNLALPTKVGRDKNTPFPSLKGNRRALVDQKSSVIKHSPTVKRESPSPQGRTSNSSENQQFLKEVVHNVLDGQGVGWLNMKRVRRLLESEQLRVFVLSKLNRTIQSEEDARQDVIQDVEISRKVYKGMLDLLKCTVLSLEHSYANAGLGGMASVFGLLEIAHTHYYNKEPEKRKRSPTDGSVTPVGKDPGSSPRVEPKPAMQLPVPQIMPKPPSPAGKGPREFDTRSLKEENFIASIELWNKHQEVKKQKSLEKTRTEGVKQFDLGETDEKKSQISADSGLSLASGSQKSDFDSIPSGGPTVMVRSTSQDSEVSTVSNSSGETLGADSDLSSNAGDGPSVENGGNLAGSRGTVSDSEIETNSATSSIFAKSHNLKQSVKDSKGSTPGRGPEDGNQRVYLYEGLLGRDKGSVWDQLEDAAMETFSMSKERSTLWDQMQFWEDAFLDAVMLEREGMGMDQGPQEMIDRYLSLGEHDRKRLEDDEDRLLATLLHNMIAYMLMIKVNKNDIRKKVRRLMGKSHIGLVHSQQINDILDKLANLSGRELPVRPSGSRHIKKQTFVVHAGTDTTGDIFFMEVCDDCIVLRSNIGTVYERWWYEKLINMTYCPKTKVLCLWRRNGQETQLNKFYTKKCRELYYCVKDSMERAAARQQSIKPGPELGGEFPVQDMKTGEGGLLQVTLEGINLKFMHSQERKVFIELNHIKKCNTVRGVFVLEEFVPETKEVVSHKYKTPMAHEICYSVLCLFSYVAAIRGKEAENKSKPPRPVSS; encoded by the exons GCACCCAAGCAGTGATAGTGTTGCTCAGACTCCTGAACTGCTGCGACGTTACCCTCTAGAAGACCATGCAGACTTTCCTCTACCGCCTGATGTTGTGTTCTTCTGCCAGCCAGAAGGATGTCTGAGTGTGCGGCAAAAACGCATGAGCTTCCGTGATGACACCTCCTTTGTCTTCACCCTCACAGACAAGGATACAGGTGTAATTCGCTATGGAATCTGTGTCAACTTCTACCGCTCCTTCCAGAAGCGAGTACccaaggagaagggagaaggcaCAGGGGGACATCGAGGTCGGGAGGGACAGAAGATCCCTAAATCTGGAGAGGCATCAGCACCCCAAGAGGAAGTGGGCACTGAGAGTTCAGAGAGTGGTTCTTCACTGCCGGCTCCAAGTGCAGAGTCTACCCCTGATGTGAATCGATCACCGCGCAGTAAGCGTCTGGCCAAAGGCAGTCATCACTCTCGGAACAGCACCCTGACTTCACTGTGCATCCTTAGTCATTATCCCTTCTTTTCCACATTTCGTGAGTGTCTCTACACCCTCAAGAGACTTGTGGACTGCTGTAGTGAGAGACTGTTGGGCAAGAAGTTGGGCATTCCTCGTGGAGTGCAGAG GGATACGATGTGGCGGATTTTCACAGGCTCTCTCCTGGTGGAAGAAAAGTCTAGTGCGTTGCTACACGACTTGCGGGAGATTGAGGCTTGGATATACCGTCTGCTCCGGTCACCAATGCCCATTGCTGGTCAGAAGCGGGTGGATGTGGAAGTCTTGCCACATGAGTTGCAACCAGCTTTGACCTTTGCTCTACCTGATCCATCCCGCTTCACCTTGGTGGATTTTCCATTACATCTCCCTTTAGAGTTGTTGGGAGTGGATGCCTGCCTGCAGGTGCTGACCTGCATCCTTTTGGAGCATAAG ATTGTATTGCAGTCCCGAGATTATAATGCGCTTTCTATGTCTGTGATGGCCTTTGTGGCCATGATCTACCCATTAGAGTACATGTTCCCCGTGatccctctgcttcccacctgCATGGCCTCTGCAGAACAg TTGCTTCTAGCCCCTACGCCTTATATCATTGGTGTTCCAGcaagtttctttctttacaaACTGGATTTTAAGATGCCTGATGATGTTTGGCTTATTGACCTGGATACCAACAGG GTGATTGTTCCCACAAATGCGGAATCtttgccagcactgccagaacCAGAAGCTTCAGAGctgaaaaagcatctgaaacaG TGTCTGGTTAGCATGACTGCAATCACTCAGAAACAGCTGCTCACACCCGACAACAAg GCCCTGGCCAGCATGAGTCTGAATACTCAGCCCATTCTTAATCTAGAGAAGttccaggaggggcaggaggtgccactgctgctgggaagaCCACAGAATGATTTGCAGTCTACTCCCTCCACAGAATTCAACCCCCTGATCTATGGAAATGATGTGGACTCTGTTGATGTGGCTACCAG aGTTGCTATGGTGAGATTCTTCAACTCACCAAATGTTTTGCAAGGTTTCCAAATGCATACTCGCACTCTTCGTCTCTTCCCACGACCGGTGGTGGCCTTCCAGGCAAATTCTTTTCTTGCCTCTAGGCCGAAGCAAACACCTTTTGCAGATAAGCTTTCCAGAACACAGGCAGTAGAATACTTTGGAGAATGGTCACTCAATCCTACTAACTATGCTTTCCAAAGAATTCATAACA ACATGTTTGACCCAGCCCTGATTGGTGACAAACCCAAGTGGTATGCTCACCAGCTGCAGCCGATCCACTATCGAGTCTATGACAGTAATTCACAGCTGGCTGAAGCACTGAATAtcccagcagagaaagaaacagattcTGATCCCACTGATGACAG CAGCGGCAGTGACAGTGTCGACTATGACGACTCAAGTTCCTCCTACTCCTCCCTTGGTGATTTTGTCAGTGAGATGATGAAATGTGACATTAATGGTGATACCCCAA ATGTTGACCCCCTGACTCATGCAGCCCTTGGTGATGCTAGTGAAGTGGAATTTGATGATTTTCAAGAATATTCAGGGGATATGGATGAACAGACCATGGACAGTGAGAACTCCCAGGAGACCAACCAGCCTCGTTCAAGTTCCAGTACTACAGCCAGTagcagccccagcactgtcATCCATGGAGCAAATCAT TTGTATGTAATGCAAACTAGCGAACAGATCAATGATTTGACTGGTCCACAGGAGGCAGCAGACTCGGCAGAAATAGAAGAGAAGTTGGCTGCTGGATTTTCAAACCACCTCCCTTCCTTGCCACTGCAACCAGGCTTTCCCAAGATAAGCTTGGATCGTCGTGAGAGTGACATCGCAGCTGGCAGCATGAGCTCCTCAGAAGGGGTGGTGAGGAAGCGAGAGTATGACAATCCATACTTTGAACCTCAGTATGGTTTTCCTACggaggatgaagatgatgagCAGGAAGAGAGCTACACCCCAAGATTTGACCAGAATCTCAATGGAAGCAG GTCTCAGAAGTTACTCCGGCCAAACAGTTTAAAACTGGCCAATGATTCTGATGCAGATTCAGATTCCAGGGCCAGCTCCCCAAACTCTACTGTCTCCAACAACAGCAGTGAAGGTTTTGGGGGCATCATGTCTTTTGCAA GCAGCTTGTACAGAAACCACAGCACAAGTTTCAGTTTGTCCAACTTAGCCCTACCAACGAAAGTTGGGAGAGACAAGAATACTCCTTTTCCCAGCCTGAAAG GAAATAGACGAGCTCTTGTGGATCAAAAATCTTCAGTCATAAAGCACAGCCCAACAGTGAAGAGGGAATCTCCATCGCCTCAGGGACGAACTAGCAATTCCAG TGAGAACCAGCAGTTCCTGAAGGAGGTGGTACACAATGTTCTTGATGGGCAGGGTGTTGGCTGGCTGAATATGAAGAGAGTCCGACGTCTGCTGGAGAGTGAGCAGCTCCGTGTCTTTGTACTAAGCAAGCTGAATCGCACCATCCAGTCAGAAGAAGATGCTCGACAGGATGTCATACAGGACGTG GAGATCAGCCGCAAGGTTTATAAAGGCATGCTGGACTTGCTGAAGTGCACAGTCTTAAGCTTGGAGCATTCATATGCAAATGCTGGCCTGGGAGGCATGGCCAGTGTTTTTGGCCTGCTAGAGATAGCACATACTCACTATTATAATAAAG aaccagaaaagagaaaacGAAGTCCAACAGATGGATCTGTCACTCCAGTTGGCAAGGATCCTGGATCATCCCCAAGAGTGGAGCCAAAACCTGCGATGCAGCTGCCGGTACCTCAGATAATGCCAAAGCCACCAAGCCCTGCAGGCAAAGGGCCAAGGGAGTTTGACACAAGAAgtctaaaggaagaaaattttattgCTTCCATTG AATTGTGGAACAAGCACCAGgaagtgaaaaagcaaaaatctttggaaaaaacga gAACAGAAGGTGTGAAACAATTCGATTTGGGAGAAACAGATGAGAAGAAATCCCAAATCAGTGCAGACAGTGGCCTCAGTTTGGCCTCAGGTTCTCAG AAGAGTGATTTTGACTCTATTCCCAGTGGAGGACCAACAGTTATGGTCCGAAGTACAAGCCAGGATTCTGAAGTCAGCACT GTTAGTAACAGTTCTGGAGAGACATTAGGAGCAGACAGTGACTTGAGTAGCAATGCTGGTGATGGCCCGAGTGTGGAAAATGGTGGCAATTTGGCAGGATCCAGAGGCACTGTGTCAGACAGCGAAATTGAGACAAACTCTGCTACTAGCTCTATCTTT GCGAAGTCTCACAACCTGAAGCAGAGTGTGAAGGATAGCAAAGGCAGTACTCCAGGGAGAGGTCCAGAGGATGGGAACCAACGTGTCTATCTATATGAAGGACTTTTGG GTAGGGATAAAGGATCTGTCTGGGACCAGTTAGAGGATGCTGCAATGGAAACCTTCTCTATGA GCAAAGAGCGTTCAACTTTATGGGACCAGATGCAGTTCTGGGAAGATGCTTTTTTGGATGCTGTAATGTTAGAGAGAGAAGGAATGGGGATGGACCAGGGACCTCAGGAGATGATTGACAG GTATCTTTCCCTGGGAGAACATGATCGAAAGCGTTTGGAGGATGATGAGGACCGTTTGTTGGCTACACTGCTGCATAATATGATTGCCTATATGCTTATGataaag GTGAACAAGAATGATATTAGGAAAAAGGTGCGGCGTCTAATGGGAAAATCACATATTGGATTGGTGCACAGTCAGCAAATAAATGATATTCTAGACAAACTTGCCAATCTG agtGGACGGGAACTCCCTGTGAGACCCAGTGGCAGCCGCCATATCAAGAAGCAGACTTTTGTAGTACATGCTGGGACAGACACAACAGGAGACATATTTTTTATGGAG GTATGTGATGATTGTATTGTGCTTAGAAGCAACATTGGAACTGTATATGAACGTTGGTGGTATGAGAAACTCATCAACATGACTTACTGTCCCAAAACAAAAGTGCTCTGCCTCTGGCGCAGGAATGGTCAGGAGACACAACTGAACAAGTTCTACACAAAGAAG